A window from Drosophila subobscura isolate 14011-0131.10 chromosome O, UCBerk_Dsub_1.0, whole genome shotgun sequence encodes these proteins:
- the LOC117896728 gene encoding probable ribonuclease ZC3H12C has product MRIKMNCEVQEQQKLEPQQHQQQQQQQSSQPLSPPQQPQQQQQQQQESSDDDDLSTTERQNLEFAKKLGYSDQSIHSALTRLGSEAKQNELLAELIKLTADAPRPATNSNSHHNHSITSSSATPSTGGGSLRHIVIDGSNVALSHGNNLIFSCRGIRICVDWFRQRGHRDITAFVPNWRKEMANNNISDQELLYELEHERVLVFTPSRHLDGKRVSCYDDRFILKLAVETDGIVVSNDNYRDLILESNEYRKVVQERLLMYSFVNDIFMPPDDPLGRSGPTLDQFLYSQTQQKMADAQQLCPYGKKCTYGQKCKFRHQQTCPLLQRLPLQASHSAPLHTNGGQPLTSGHIGNNIKINSLINREPLGRTKSNTIEKVSQQQLCQAFTSQLEVSETAADNQPNRHKKLQRQQPPPAYRLLVPTYSAPLQQQQQQPQQQSFHHHQYLTRTPSAPVTDQGLALPLPAHNFSHLSASDSRINEELHATQMPREEQRRLLRYHLSSLFPPHQVHAVLQLYPDETDAKTICAAIINLFPHN; this is encoded by the coding sequence ATGCGCATCAAAATGAATTGTGAAGTGCAGGAACAGCAAAAACttgagccacagcagcaccaacagcaacagcaacaacaatcgtcGCAGCCCCTGTCCccaccgcagcagccacaacagcagcagcaacagcaacaggaaagTAGCGACGATGACGACTTGAGCACCACAGAGCGACAAAATTTGGAGTTTGCCAAGAAGCTGGGATACAGCGATCAGTCAATACACTCGGCACTAACACGCCTGGGCTCGGAGGCTAAACAAAATGAGTTGCTGGCGGAGCTTATCAAACTGACGGCAGACGCCCCCCGACCTgccacaaacagcaacagccaccaTAACCATTCCATAACCAGTTCGAGTGCAACACCATCCACGGGCGGAGGATCACTGCGACACATTGTGATCGATGGCAGCAATGTGGCACTGTCGCATGGCAACAATTTAATCTTCTCCTGCCGCGGCATACGCATCTGTGTGGACTGGTTCCGGCAGCGGGGCCACCGCGACATCACCGCCTTTGTGCCCAACTGGCGCAAGGAgatggccaacaacaacatcagcgaCCAGGAGCTGCTCTACGAGCTGGAGCATGAGCGGGTGCTGGTCTTCACACCATCGAGGCATCTGGATGGAAAGCGTGTGTCCTGCTACGACGATCGCTTCATCCTCAAGCTGGCCGTGGAGACGGACGGCATTGTGGTGTCCAACGATAACTATAGAGACTTAATCCTGGAGAGCAATGAGTACCGAAAGGTGGTGCAGGAACGTTTGCTCATGTATTCGTTTGTGAATGATATCTTCATGCCGCCCGATGATCCCCTGGGCCGTTCCGGTCCCACCTTGGATCAGTTCCTGTACTCGCAGACGCAGCAGAAAATGGCCGATGCCCAGCAGCTGTGTCCCTACGGCAAGAAGTGCACCTACGGGCAGAAGTGCAAGTTTCGGCATCAGCAGACGTgtccgctgctgcagcgattGCCCCTCCAGGCATCGCACAGTGCGCCACTGCACACGAATGGAGGGCAGCCACTGACGAGTGGGCACATTGGGAACAATATAAAGATCAATTCTTTGATCAATCGAGAGCCGTTGGGCCGCACCAAGTCGAATACAATTGAGAAGgtgtcacagcagcagctgtgccagGCATTTACCAGCCAGCTGGAGGTGTCTGAGACGGCCGCGGACAACCAACCGAATCGCCACAAGAAGCTGCAACGCCAACAACCGCCGCCCGCTTATCGTCTACTCGTGCCCACCTACAGTGCtcccctgcagcagcagcaacagcagccacaacagcagagcTTTCACCATCATCAGTATCTGACGCGTACTCCGTCCGCTCCAGTGACGGACCAAGGACTAGCCCTACCACTGCCCGCACACAATTTCTCGCACCTGTCCGCCTCCGATTCGCGCATcaacgaggagctgcacgCCACACAGATGCCGCGCGAGGAGCAGCGCCGCCTGCTGCGCTATCACCTGAGCAGCCTCTTTCCGCCGCACCAAGTGCACGCGGTGCTGCAGCTGTATCCGGATGAGACCGACGCCAAGACCATCTGCGCAgctataattaatttatttccgCATAATTAG
- the LOC117896736 gene encoding sorbitol dehydrogenase-like gives MSTDNLSAVLHGIGDLRLEQRPIPEIATDEVLLAIDSVVVCESDLLYFTDGYIGNFNLTKPMIIGNGAAGVVAKVGKSVNHLAVGDRVAIQPSVPCRNCDHCKQDRQFHCENMVFCATPPYDGNLTRFYKHAADFCFKLPDHVTMEEGALIEPLSVGVNICRVGDIRLGSRVLIQGAGPIGLVSLLAARALGAAEIVITDLEQQRLHLAKELGATHTLLLDREQSAEQLAKRVRSTMGQSPEQAVLDCARTNYIAHSWGFVGCGGILLFVGNGARYFRGFLESETKIHGVRYSDTYSAALALVASGKVNVKRLVTHHFDISETVKAFETFRYGHGDAIRVLIHVQPRDANNPVKF, from the exons ATGTCAACGGATAACTTGAGTGCCGTCCTTCATGGCATTGGGGATTTGCGTTTG GAACAACGGCCCATTCCAGAAATAGCCACCGATG AGGTCCTTCTGGCCATTGACAGCGTCGTCGTATGCGAATCcgatttactttattttactGATGGATATATTGGCAATTTTAATCTGACCAAGCCCATGATAATCGGGAACGGTGCCGCCGGCGTGGTGGCCAAGGTGGGCAAGTCCGTTAATCATTTGGCTGTGGGCGATCGCGTGGCCATTCAACCGAGCGTTCCCTGTCGCAACTGCGATCACTGCAAGCAGGACAGGCAATTTCACTGCGAGAACATGGTGTTCTGTGCGACGCCCCCATACGACGGCAACCTCACGCGCTTTTACAAGCACGCAGCGGACTTTTGCTTCAAACTCCCAGATCATGTCACCATGGAGGAGGGCGCACTCATTGAACCACTTTCGGTGGGTGTCAACATCTGTCGCGTGGGCGACATTCGCCTGGGATCGAGGGTTCTGATCCAGGGCGCAGGACCAATCGGTCTGGTATCGCTTTTG GCTGCTCGAGCCTTAGGAGCTGCCGAGATTGTGATCACAGatttggagcagcagcgcctgcatttggccaaggagctgggcgccacacacacactgctgctggacagggaACAGAGTGCCGAGCAGCTTGCCAAAAGAGTCCGTTCAACCATGGGCCAGAGCCCTGAGCAAGCGGTCCTCGACTGCGCTAGGACGAATTACATTGCCCACTCTTGGGGATTTGTAGGTTGTGGTGGCATTCTCCTTTTTGTAGGTAACGGTGCACGATATTTTAGGGGTTTCCTGGAAAGTGAAACGAAAATACATGGCGTTCGCTACAGCGACAC CTATTCGgccgctctggctctggtggcaTCGGGCAAAGTGAATGTCAAGCGTCTGGTCACACACCACTTTGACATCTCGGAGACGGTAAAGGCCTTTGAGACGTTCCGCTACGGCCATGGCGATGCCATTCGTGTCTTGATACATGTCCAGCCCAGAGATGCCAACAATCcagttaaattttaa
- the LOC117896746 gene encoding uncharacterized protein LOC117896746, whose amino-acid sequence MAGGGRTAGKYGYSDNSYYSSHSYKSINDEIILVSIIMGITILVLITIALCYIAYEKCQKKREYYINA is encoded by the exons ATGGCTGGCGGGGGTAGAACAGCCGGGAAGTACGGTTATTCGGACAACAGTTATTACAGTA GTCACTCCTACAAGAGCATCAACGATGAGATTATTCTGGTCAGCATTATAATGGGCATCACCATACTGGTGCTCATCACCATCGCCCTGTGCTACATTGCGTATGAGAAGTGCCAGAAGAAGCGGGAGTACTACATCAATGCCTAG
- the LOC117896726 gene encoding protein I'm not dead yet 2-like: MAEPIEPVPNEKISAGRGMGKCCRFHWRGKLTVVVPIILLPMLIHGYTSDLPEIVCLYLLVIMAIFWITEAIPLYLTSLFPIMFLPVANFLSSDDVTKHYFSGTVVMFYGGLVVALAIEYCNLHQRIALKTIILVGCSPRRLLCGCMLVSSFMSLWISNSAGTAMMCPIVKAVLNEMESEKIFDVFMTQEEEPMEEGEPAHLSKVAMSFYFGVAYSATVGGCGTLIGTGTNLVFKGIYENTFPSSKEEVSFPLFMAYTVPLVVIVNMICIYFSLLITHMALFRSGSKTGQALKKATDNKDQVEVVLRQRLKSMGPMSCHEIQVVIVFTLMIVLLFTRKPGVFTGWSSLIDAKPVGTSSTVCFCVILLFALPTQYTFFKYCCGKAPFPARTIDSLLSWDFLHRTCPWGLCFLLGGGFALAEACKVSGVTKYIANSMSFASKMPLVSVLLILLMFTLFCSAFTSNVVVANIVLPIYCELAFHMEVHPLLLTLPTCLITSLVFLLPVSTPPNAIICGYAHIKSKYLMRAGLLPTFWGLLLVFVNSISWGMVVIPEMKSFPDWAKEYKNKTRGHIIDKLTLYDT; the protein is encoded by the exons ATGGCTGAACCAATTGA ACCAGTGCCCAATGAAAAGATCTCCGCGGGAAGGGGCATGGGAAAATGTTGCCGCTTCCATTGGAGAGGAAAATTGACTGTTGTAGTACCCATAATACTCTTACCCATGCTGATCCATGGCTACACTAGTGACTTGCCG gaaattgtttgcttatatttgttgGTTATTATGGCCATCTTTTGGATAACCGAGGCCATTCCCCTCTACTTGACATCGCTGTTTCCCATCATGTTTTTGCCAGTTGCCAACTTTTTG AGCTCTGATGACGTGACCAAGCACTACTTTTCCGGCACTGTGGTGATGTTCTATGGCGGCCTGGTCGTTGCATTGGCCATTGAATATTGCAACTTGCATCAACGAATTGCACTCAAAACGATTATTCTTGTGGGCTGCAGTCCAAGGCG CTTGCTATGTGGCTGCATGTTAGTCAGCTCTTTTATGAGCCTTTGGATATCGAATTCGGCGGGCACGGCCATGATGTGCCCCATTGTCAAGGCGGTGCTTAATGAGATGGAATCTGAGAAAATCTTTGATGTGTTTATGACCCAAGAGGAGGAGCCCATGGAGGAGGGCGA ACCTGCGCACCTGTCGAAGGTGGCGATGTCCTTCTACTTTGGCGTTGCCTACTCGGCCACAGTGGGCGGCTGTGGCACGCTAATTGGCACTGGAACCAATCTGGTCTTTAAGGGTATCTACGAAAA TACCTTTCCCTCATCCAAGGAGGAGGTCAGCTTCCCTCTCTTCATGGCCTATACTGTGCCCCTTGTGGTGATTGTGAACATGATCTGCATCTACTTCAGCCTGCTGATCACCCACATGGCGCTCTTTCGTTCGGGCAGCAAGACGGGGCAGGCTCTGAAGAAGGCCACCGACAATAAGGATCAAGTGGAGGTGGTACTGCGACAACGCCTCAAGAGCATGGGTCCCATGAGTTGTCACGAAATTCAAGTGGTTATTGTATTCACTCTAATGATTGTGTTGCTCTTCACCCGCAAACCGGGCGTCTTTACGGGTTGGAGTTCACTCATCGATGCAAA GCCCGTTGGTACATCTTCCAcggtttgcttttgtgtgatTTTACTCTTCGCATTGCCCACTCAGTACACATTCTTCAAGTATTGCTGTGGCAAGG CTCCTTTTCCCGCTCGAACCATAGACTCGCTGTTGTCGTGGGATTTCTTGCATCGCACCTGCCCCTGGGGTCTCTGTTTTCTGCTGGGTGGAGGCTTTGCTCTGGCCGAGGCCTGCAAAGTGAGCGGAGTGACCAAGTACATAGCCAATAGCATGTCCTTTGCCTCCAAGATGCCGCTGGTATCCGTGCTGCTGATTCTATTGATGTTCACCCTGTTCTGCTCCGCCTTTACCTCGAACGTGGTGGTGGCCAACATTGTCTTGCCAATTTACTGTGAATTG GCATTTCACATGGAAGTACATCCACTATTGCTCACTCTGCCCACCTGTCTGATCACCAGCTTGGTGTTCCTCTTACCCGTGAGCACACCCCCCAATGCCATCATCTGTGGCTATGCACACATCAAGTCCAAATATTTG ATGCGAGCTGGCTTATTGCCTACATTCTGGGGACTTCTTTTGGTATTTGTGAATAGCATTAGCTGGGGAATGGTCGTCATTCCCGAAATGAAATCATTCCCAGACTGGGCTAAGGAATACAAAAACAAGACCAGGGGTCATATTATAGATAAGCTTACGCTCTATGATACCTAA
- the LOC117896727 gene encoding protein I'm not dead yet 2-like — translation MAEPGENEKIPAKRSLGKCCSFHWRGKASLLMPLLTLPLLIHGILEEEPAFRCMYLVSNMALFWITEAIPLYLTSLFPVVFLPLFNILSSERVCKLYFSDTVVMFIGGLIIALAIEYSNLHQRIAMKTILIVGCSPRRLHFGLVMVTCFISLWISNSAATAMMCPIVKAVLSELHSQNIFTVFKTQEEEPMEEGDPPHPSTISMAFYFGIAYASTIGGCGTLIGTGTNLTFKGLYDTRFPKSATSIDFPIFMAYAVPLVVIVNVLLLYFSLQITHMGLFRGKSVTGQEVKRGTMGQDVVKTVIKARHAELGPMTCHEIQVTLLFILMVVLLFTRKPGFVPGWGDFLNAQKIGSGPPVWLPVIMLFALPTQYKFFKYCCGNPPFTGQSMDALLSWVYIHKNTPWGLCFLLGGGFALAEGSKVSGMAKMLGDSLGFASKMPNIVVEGMCIFIGLFCTAFSSNVAICNILIPIFSEMALAIKMHPLKLTLPPSLAISMAYHLPVSTPPNAIISGYAGIKTKYLAMAGILPTIWAFVILMLNSQWGKIIFPESSQFPDWAKNS, via the exons ATGGCTGA ACCGggagaaaatgagaaaattccAGCTAAACGGAGCTTGGGAAAATGTTGCAGCTTCCATTGGCGGGGCAAGGCGTCACTTCTAATGCCATTGCTCACTTTGCCATTGTTGATCCATGGAATTTTGGAGGAAGAACCA GCTTTTAGATGCATGTATCTGGTGTCCAATATGGCACTCTTTTGGATCACTGAAGCGATTCCGCTCTACTTGACTTCGCTCTTTCCTGTGGTTTTCTTGCCCCTCTTCAATATTTTG AGTTCCGAGAGAGTGTGCAAACTGTACTTTTCCGATACAGTGGTCATGTTTATTGGTGGCTTAATCATAGCCTTGGCCATCGAGTATAGCAATCTGCATCAGCGCATAGCCATGAAGACTATACTCATTGTGGGTTGCAGTCCACGGCG CCTGCACTTTGGCTTGGTTATGGTCACATGTTTCATTTCACTGTGGATCTCCAATTcggctgccacagccatgATGTGTCCCATTGTGAAGGCTGTGCTCAGCGAGCTCCACTCG caaaatatattcacTGTGTTCAAAACGCAAGAGGAGGAGCCCATGGAAGAGGGCGATCCGCCACATCCATCAACCATATCGATGGCCTTCTACTTCGGCATTGCCTATGCCTCAACAATTGGCGGCTGTGGCACACTGATTGGCACTGGCACAAATCTAACCTTCAAGGGTCTCTACGACAC ACGTTTTCCCAAATCGGCAACTAGCATtgattttcccattttcatgGCTTATGCCGTGCCCCTTGTGGTCATTGTGAATGTTCTGCTGCTATATTTTTCACTGCAAATCACACACATGGGTCTGTTCCGTGGGAAGAGCGTGACGGGCCAAGAGGTGAAGCGCGGCACCATGGGCCAGGATGTGGTCAAGACTGTCATCAAGGCACGCCACGCGGAGCTCGGACCCATGACATGTCATGAGATACAAGTGACTCTGCTCTTCATACTGATGGTGGTTCTGCTGTTCACACGCAAGCCGGGCTTTGTGCCTGGCTGGGGCGATTTCCTCAATGCACA AAAAATAGGCAGTGGCCCTCCGGTGTGGCTGCCCGTCATAATGCTTTTCGCACTGCCCACACAGTATAAGTTCTTCAAGTATTGTTGTGGCAATC CTCCTTTCACGGGTCAAAGCATGGATGCTCTGCTCTCCTGGGTCTACATACACAAGAATACGCCCTGGGGCTTATGTTTCCTGCTCG GCGGTGGATTTGCTCTGGCCGAGGGCAGCAAGGTCAGTGGCATGGCCAAGATGCTGGGCGACTCGCTGGGCTTTGCCTCCAAGATGCCCAATATCGTCGTCGAGGGCATGTGCATTTTCATTGGCTTATTCTGCACCGCGTTCAGCTCGAATGTGGCCATCTGCAACATACTCATACCGATCTTCAGCGAAATGGCTCTGGCCATTAAGATGCATCCCCTGAAGCTGACTTTGCCGCCGTCTCTGGCCATCAGCATGGCCTACCATCTGCCAGTGAGCACTCCGCCCAATGCCATCATCTCTGGCTATGCTGGCATCAAGACCAAGTATCTGGCAATGGCCGGCATTTTGCCGACTATTTGGGCCTTTGTGATCCTCATGCTGAACAGTCAGTGGGGCAAAATCATCTTCCCAGAGTCCTCACAGTTCCCCGATTGGGCAAAGAActcgtaa